A genomic window from Haliaeetus albicilla chromosome 10, bHalAlb1.1, whole genome shotgun sequence includes:
- the NUDT17 gene encoding nucleoside diphosphate-linked moiety X motif 17 isoform X4, with protein sequence MAGLARVLVHVRCGGAGGPARFGQSVTGALCPAHEDAAMVSCGLDRGRFLLSDVAFPGSTTALLKRPSFCPAKRLGEQPELALPAELRGRGVAAGVAVLLQTSTGRILLTRRAGTLSIFPNVWVPPAAGRGAAGAGGGDRTAPGSGDLLLEDAWPLGGQDVSQRERGERLCLAGAPRPGGHRSHRGRSGEFGKWSQCAASHHRHHRAEQWLLQHHPAADLNLPEHSSSRRGGRGTGQHRHQIRPPALAGVPQGAGTSPALGQHHTAPAAAGEENKVSAHRDRSLCWSGMGISSGREARGGV encoded by the exons ATGGCGGGGCTGGCGCGCGTACTGGTGCACGTGCGgtgcggcggggcggggggaccCGCGCGCTTCGGGCag AGCGTCACCGGCGCCTTGTGCCCGGCACACGAGGACGCGGCCATGGTGAGCTGCGGCCTGGACCGCGGCCGCTTCCTCCTCTCGGACGTGGCCTTCCCCGGCTCCACCACCGCCCTCCTCAAG aGACCCTCCTTCTGCCCGGCCAAGCGCCTGGGGGAGCAGCCGGAGCTCGCCCTCCCCGCCGagctgcggggccggggggtggccgcaggggtggccgtgctgctGCAGACCAGCACCGGCCGCATCCTGCTCACCCGCCGCGCCGGCACCCTCAGCATCTTCCCCAACGTCTGGGTGCCACCCG CTGCTGGACGTGGGGCTgcgggagctggaggaggagacaGGACTGCACCTGGAAGTGGGGACCTTCTCCTGGAGGATGCTTGGCCTCTGGGAG GCCAGGATGTGTCCCAGCGAGAGCGAGGTGAGCGCCTATGCCTGGCTGGAGCCCCCCGTCCTGGAGGCCATCGCAGCCACCGAGGACGGAGCGGAGAGTTTGGGAAATGGTCCCAGTGCGCTGCCAGCCACCATCGG CATCACAGAGCTGAGCAATGGCTCCTCCAGCACCACCCAGCTGCCGACCTCAACCTTCCTGAACACAGCTCCAGCCGAAGGGGAGGACGTGGAACGGGTCAGCACCGGCACCAAATTCGCCCTCCAGCTCTGGCTGGAGTCCCTCAGGGAGCAGGGACGAGTCCAGCCCTAGGGCAGCATCACACTGCTCCTGCAGCCGCTGGCGAAGAGAATAAAGTTAGTGCCCACAGGGACCGGAGTCTGTGCTGGAGCGGGATGGGGATCTCAAGTGGCAGGGAAGCAAGGGGGGGAGTGTGA
- the NUDT17 gene encoding nucleoside diphosphate-linked moiety X motif 17 isoform X9, with protein MAGLARVLVHVRCGGAGGPARFGQSVTGALCPAHEDAAMVSCGLDRGRFLLSDVAFPGSTTALLKRPSFCPAKRLGEQPELALPAELRGRGVAAGVAVLLQTSTGRILLTRRAGTLSIFPNVWVPPGGHVEPDEELLDVGLRELEEETGLHLEVGTFSWRMLGLWEHHRAEQWLLQHHPAADLNLPEHSSSRRGGRGTGQHRHQIRPPALAGVPQGAGTSPALGQHHTAPAAAGEENKVSAHRDRSLCWSGMGISSGREARGGV; from the exons ATGGCGGGGCTGGCGCGCGTACTGGTGCACGTGCGgtgcggcggggcggggggaccCGCGCGCTTCGGGCag AGCGTCACCGGCGCCTTGTGCCCGGCACACGAGGACGCGGCCATGGTGAGCTGCGGCCTGGACCGCGGCCGCTTCCTCCTCTCGGACGTGGCCTTCCCCGGCTCCACCACCGCCCTCCTCAAG aGACCCTCCTTCTGCCCGGCCAAGCGCCTGGGGGAGCAGCCGGAGCTCGCCCTCCCCGCCGagctgcggggccggggggtggccgcaggggtggccgtgctgctGCAGACCAGCACCGGCCGCATCCTGCTCACCCGCCGCGCCGGCACCCTCAGCATCTTCCCCAACGTCTGGGTGCCACCCG GTGGGCACGTGGAGCCGGATGAAGAG CTGCTGGACGTGGGGCTgcgggagctggaggaggagacaGGACTGCACCTGGAAGTGGGGACCTTCTCCTGGAGGATGCTTGGCCTCTGGGAG CATCACAGAGCTGAGCAATGGCTCCTCCAGCACCACCCAGCTGCCGACCTCAACCTTCCTGAACACAGCTCCAGCCGAAGGGGAGGACGTGGAACGGGTCAGCACCGGCACCAAATTCGCCCTCCAGCTCTGGCTGGAGTCCCTCAGGGAGCAGGGACGAGTCCAGCCCTAGGGCAGCATCACACTGCTCCTGCAGCCGCTGGCGAAGAGAATAAAGTTAGTGCCCACAGGGACCGGAGTCTGTGCTGGAGCGGGATGGGGATCTCAAGTGGCAGGGAAGCAAGGGGGGGAGTGTGA
- the NUDT17 gene encoding nucleoside diphosphate-linked moiety X motif 17 isoform X6: MAGLARVLVHVRCGGAGGPARFGQSVTGALCPAHEDAAMVSCGLDRGRFLLSDVAFPGSTTALLKRPSFCPAKRLGEQPELALPAELRGRGVAAGVAVLLQTSTGRILLTRRAGTLSIFPNVWVPPGGHVEPDEEVRGQHVDYTLLDVGLRELEEETGLHLEVGTFSWRMLGLWEHHRAEQWLLQHHPAADLNLPEHSSSRRGGRGTGQHRHQIRPPALAGVPQGAGTSPALGQHHTAPAAAGEENKVSAHRDRSLCWSGMGISSGREARGGV, encoded by the exons ATGGCGGGGCTGGCGCGCGTACTGGTGCACGTGCGgtgcggcggggcggggggaccCGCGCGCTTCGGGCag AGCGTCACCGGCGCCTTGTGCCCGGCACACGAGGACGCGGCCATGGTGAGCTGCGGCCTGGACCGCGGCCGCTTCCTCCTCTCGGACGTGGCCTTCCCCGGCTCCACCACCGCCCTCCTCAAG aGACCCTCCTTCTGCCCGGCCAAGCGCCTGGGGGAGCAGCCGGAGCTCGCCCTCCCCGCCGagctgcggggccggggggtggccgcaggggtggccgtgctgctGCAGACCAGCACCGGCCGCATCCTGCTCACCCGCCGCGCCGGCACCCTCAGCATCTTCCCCAACGTCTGGGTGCCACCCG GTGGGCACGTGGAGCCGGATGAAGAGGTGAGGGGACAACATGTGGACTATACG CTGCTGGACGTGGGGCTgcgggagctggaggaggagacaGGACTGCACCTGGAAGTGGGGACCTTCTCCTGGAGGATGCTTGGCCTCTGGGAG CATCACAGAGCTGAGCAATGGCTCCTCCAGCACCACCCAGCTGCCGACCTCAACCTTCCTGAACACAGCTCCAGCCGAAGGGGAGGACGTGGAACGGGTCAGCACCGGCACCAAATTCGCCCTCCAGCTCTGGCTGGAGTCCCTCAGGGAGCAGGGACGAGTCCAGCCCTAGGGCAGCATCACACTGCTCCTGCAGCCGCTGGCGAAGAGAATAAAGTTAGTGCCCACAGGGACCGGAGTCTGTGCTGGAGCGGGATGGGGATCTCAAGTGGCAGGGAAGCAAGGGGGGGAGTGTGA
- the NUDT17 gene encoding nucleoside diphosphate-linked moiety X motif 17 isoform X2, whose amino-acid sequence MAGLARVLVHVRCGGAGGPARFGQSVTGALCPAHEDAAMVSCGLDRGRFLLSDVAFPGSTTALLKRPSFCPAKRLGEQPELALPAELRGRGVAAGVAVLLQTSTGRILLTRRAGTLSIFPNVWVPPGGHVEPDEEVRGQHVDYTLLDVGLRELEEETGLHLEVGTFSWRMLGLWESIYPPMLSQGLPRRHHIVTYLLLLSTESHEQLEHHRAEQWLLQHHPAADLNLPEHSSSRRGGRGTGQHRHQIRPPALAGVPQGAGTSPALGQHHTAPAAAGEENKVSAHRDRSLCWSGMGISSGREARGGV is encoded by the exons ATGGCGGGGCTGGCGCGCGTACTGGTGCACGTGCGgtgcggcggggcggggggaccCGCGCGCTTCGGGCag AGCGTCACCGGCGCCTTGTGCCCGGCACACGAGGACGCGGCCATGGTGAGCTGCGGCCTGGACCGCGGCCGCTTCCTCCTCTCGGACGTGGCCTTCCCCGGCTCCACCACCGCCCTCCTCAAG aGACCCTCCTTCTGCCCGGCCAAGCGCCTGGGGGAGCAGCCGGAGCTCGCCCTCCCCGCCGagctgcggggccggggggtggccgcaggggtggccgtgctgctGCAGACCAGCACCGGCCGCATCCTGCTCACCCGCCGCGCCGGCACCCTCAGCATCTTCCCCAACGTCTGGGTGCCACCCG GTGGGCACGTGGAGCCGGATGAAGAGGTGAGGGGACAACATGTGGACTATACG CTGCTGGACGTGGGGCTgcgggagctggaggaggagacaGGACTGCACCTGGAAGTGGGGACCTTCTCCTGGAGGATGCTTGGCCTCTGGGAG TCCATCTACCCACCCATGCTGAGTCAGGGACTGCCGCGCCGTCACCACATCGTCACCtacctgctgctcctctccacTGAGTCCCATGAGCAGCTGGAG CATCACAGAGCTGAGCAATGGCTCCTCCAGCACCACCCAGCTGCCGACCTCAACCTTCCTGAACACAGCTCCAGCCGAAGGGGAGGACGTGGAACGGGTCAGCACCGGCACCAAATTCGCCCTCCAGCTCTGGCTGGAGTCCCTCAGGGAGCAGGGACGAGTCCAGCCCTAGGGCAGCATCACACTGCTCCTGCAGCCGCTGGCGAAGAGAATAAAGTTAGTGCCCACAGGGACCGGAGTCTGTGCTGGAGCGGGATGGGGATCTCAAGTGGCAGGGAAGCAAGGGGGGGAGTGTGA
- the NUDT17 gene encoding nucleoside diphosphate-linked moiety X motif 17 isoform X7 codes for MAGLARVLVHVRCGGAGGPARFGQRPSFCPAKRLGEQPELALPAELRGRGVAAGVAVLLQTSTGRILLTRRAGTLSIFPNVWVPPGGHVEPDEEVRGQHVDYTLLDVGLRELEEETGLHLEVGTFSWRMLGLWESIYPPMLSQGLPRRHHIVTYLLLLSTESHEQLEARMCPSESEVSAYAWLEPPVLEAIAATEDGAESLGNGPSALPATIGITELSNGSSSTTQLPTSTFLNTAPAEGEDVERVSTGTKFALQLWLESLREQGRVQP; via the exons ATGGCGGGGCTGGCGCGCGTACTGGTGCACGTGCGgtgcggcggggcggggggaccCGCGCGCTTCGGGCag aGACCCTCCTTCTGCCCGGCCAAGCGCCTGGGGGAGCAGCCGGAGCTCGCCCTCCCCGCCGagctgcggggccggggggtggccgcaggggtggccgtgctgctGCAGACCAGCACCGGCCGCATCCTGCTCACCCGCCGCGCCGGCACCCTCAGCATCTTCCCCAACGTCTGGGTGCCACCCG GTGGGCACGTGGAGCCGGATGAAGAGGTGAGGGGACAACATGTGGACTATACG CTGCTGGACGTGGGGCTgcgggagctggaggaggagacaGGACTGCACCTGGAAGTGGGGACCTTCTCCTGGAGGATGCTTGGCCTCTGGGAG TCCATCTACCCACCCATGCTGAGTCAGGGACTGCCGCGCCGTCACCACATCGTCACCtacctgctgctcctctccacTGAGTCCCATGAGCAGCTGGAG GCCAGGATGTGTCCCAGCGAGAGCGAGGTGAGCGCCTATGCCTGGCTGGAGCCCCCCGTCCTGGAGGCCATCGCAGCCACCGAGGACGGAGCGGAGAGTTTGGGAAATGGTCCCAGTGCGCTGCCAGCCACCATCGG CATCACAGAGCTGAGCAATGGCTCCTCCAGCACCACCCAGCTGCCGACCTCAACCTTCCTGAACACAGCTCCAGCCGAAGGGGAGGACGTGGAACGGGTCAGCACCGGCACCAAATTCGCCCTCCAGCTCTGGCTGGAGTCCCTCAGGGAGCAGGGACGAGTCCAGCCCTAG
- the NUDT17 gene encoding nucleoside diphosphate-linked moiety X motif 17 isoform X8, whose product MAGLARVLVHVRCGGAGGPARFGQSVTGALCPAHEDAAMVSCGLDRGRFLLSDVAFPGSTTALLKRPSFCPAKRLGEQPELALPAELRGRGVAAGVAVLLQTSTGRILLTRRAGTLSIFPNVWVPPGGHVEPDEELLDVGLRELEEETGLHLEVGTFSWRMLGLWEARMCPSESEVSAYAWLEPPVLEAIAATEDGAESLGNGPSALPATIGITELSNGSSSTTQLPTSTFLNTAPAEGEDVERVSTGTKFALQLWLESLREQGRVQP is encoded by the exons ATGGCGGGGCTGGCGCGCGTACTGGTGCACGTGCGgtgcggcggggcggggggaccCGCGCGCTTCGGGCag AGCGTCACCGGCGCCTTGTGCCCGGCACACGAGGACGCGGCCATGGTGAGCTGCGGCCTGGACCGCGGCCGCTTCCTCCTCTCGGACGTGGCCTTCCCCGGCTCCACCACCGCCCTCCTCAAG aGACCCTCCTTCTGCCCGGCCAAGCGCCTGGGGGAGCAGCCGGAGCTCGCCCTCCCCGCCGagctgcggggccggggggtggccgcaggggtggccgtgctgctGCAGACCAGCACCGGCCGCATCCTGCTCACCCGCCGCGCCGGCACCCTCAGCATCTTCCCCAACGTCTGGGTGCCACCCG GTGGGCACGTGGAGCCGGATGAAGAG CTGCTGGACGTGGGGCTgcgggagctggaggaggagacaGGACTGCACCTGGAAGTGGGGACCTTCTCCTGGAGGATGCTTGGCCTCTGGGAG GCCAGGATGTGTCCCAGCGAGAGCGAGGTGAGCGCCTATGCCTGGCTGGAGCCCCCCGTCCTGGAGGCCATCGCAGCCACCGAGGACGGAGCGGAGAGTTTGGGAAATGGTCCCAGTGCGCTGCCAGCCACCATCGG CATCACAGAGCTGAGCAATGGCTCCTCCAGCACCACCCAGCTGCCGACCTCAACCTTCCTGAACACAGCTCCAGCCGAAGGGGAGGACGTGGAACGGGTCAGCACCGGCACCAAATTCGCCCTCCAGCTCTGGCTGGAGTCCCTCAGGGAGCAGGGACGAGTCCAGCCCTAG
- the NUDT17 gene encoding nucleoside diphosphate-linked moiety X motif 17 isoform X3, producing MAGLARVLVHVRCGGAGGPARFGQSVTGALCPAHEDAAMVSCGLDRGRFLLSDVAFPGSTTALLKRPSFCPAKRLGEQPELALPAELRGRGVAAGVAVLLQTSTGRILLTRRAGTLSIFPNVWVPPGGHVEPDEELLDVGLRELEEETGLHLEVGTFSWRMLGLWESIYPPMLSQGLPRRHHIVTYLLLLSTESHEQLEARMCPSESEVSAYAWLEPPVLEAIAATEDGAESLGNGPSALPATIGITELSNGSSSTTQLPTSTFLNTAPAEGEDVERVSTGTKFALQLWLESLREQGRVQP from the exons ATGGCGGGGCTGGCGCGCGTACTGGTGCACGTGCGgtgcggcggggcggggggaccCGCGCGCTTCGGGCag AGCGTCACCGGCGCCTTGTGCCCGGCACACGAGGACGCGGCCATGGTGAGCTGCGGCCTGGACCGCGGCCGCTTCCTCCTCTCGGACGTGGCCTTCCCCGGCTCCACCACCGCCCTCCTCAAG aGACCCTCCTTCTGCCCGGCCAAGCGCCTGGGGGAGCAGCCGGAGCTCGCCCTCCCCGCCGagctgcggggccggggggtggccgcaggggtggccgtgctgctGCAGACCAGCACCGGCCGCATCCTGCTCACCCGCCGCGCCGGCACCCTCAGCATCTTCCCCAACGTCTGGGTGCCACCCG GTGGGCACGTGGAGCCGGATGAAGAG CTGCTGGACGTGGGGCTgcgggagctggaggaggagacaGGACTGCACCTGGAAGTGGGGACCTTCTCCTGGAGGATGCTTGGCCTCTGGGAG TCCATCTACCCACCCATGCTGAGTCAGGGACTGCCGCGCCGTCACCACATCGTCACCtacctgctgctcctctccacTGAGTCCCATGAGCAGCTGGAG GCCAGGATGTGTCCCAGCGAGAGCGAGGTGAGCGCCTATGCCTGGCTGGAGCCCCCCGTCCTGGAGGCCATCGCAGCCACCGAGGACGGAGCGGAGAGTTTGGGAAATGGTCCCAGTGCGCTGCCAGCCACCATCGG CATCACAGAGCTGAGCAATGGCTCCTCCAGCACCACCCAGCTGCCGACCTCAACCTTCCTGAACACAGCTCCAGCCGAAGGGGAGGACGTGGAACGGGTCAGCACCGGCACCAAATTCGCCCTCCAGCTCTGGCTGGAGTCCCTCAGGGAGCAGGGACGAGTCCAGCCCTAG
- the NUDT17 gene encoding nucleoside diphosphate-linked moiety X motif 17 isoform X5, translating to MAGLARVLVHVRCGGAGGPARFGQSVTGALCPAHEDAAMVSCGLDRGRFLLSDVAFPGSTTALLKRPSFCPAKRLGEQPELALPAELRGRGVAAGVAVLLQTSTGRILLTRRAGTLSIFPNVWVPPGGHVEPDEEVRGQHVDYTLLDVGLRELEEETGLHLEVGTFSWRMLGLWEARMCPSESEVSAYAWLEPPVLEAIAATEDGAESLGNGPSALPATIGITELSNGSSSTTQLPTSTFLNTAPAEGEDVERVSTGTKFALQLWLESLREQGRVQP from the exons ATGGCGGGGCTGGCGCGCGTACTGGTGCACGTGCGgtgcggcggggcggggggaccCGCGCGCTTCGGGCag AGCGTCACCGGCGCCTTGTGCCCGGCACACGAGGACGCGGCCATGGTGAGCTGCGGCCTGGACCGCGGCCGCTTCCTCCTCTCGGACGTGGCCTTCCCCGGCTCCACCACCGCCCTCCTCAAG aGACCCTCCTTCTGCCCGGCCAAGCGCCTGGGGGAGCAGCCGGAGCTCGCCCTCCCCGCCGagctgcggggccggggggtggccgcaggggtggccgtgctgctGCAGACCAGCACCGGCCGCATCCTGCTCACCCGCCGCGCCGGCACCCTCAGCATCTTCCCCAACGTCTGGGTGCCACCCG GTGGGCACGTGGAGCCGGATGAAGAGGTGAGGGGACAACATGTGGACTATACG CTGCTGGACGTGGGGCTgcgggagctggaggaggagacaGGACTGCACCTGGAAGTGGGGACCTTCTCCTGGAGGATGCTTGGCCTCTGGGAG GCCAGGATGTGTCCCAGCGAGAGCGAGGTGAGCGCCTATGCCTGGCTGGAGCCCCCCGTCCTGGAGGCCATCGCAGCCACCGAGGACGGAGCGGAGAGTTTGGGAAATGGTCCCAGTGCGCTGCCAGCCACCATCGG CATCACAGAGCTGAGCAATGGCTCCTCCAGCACCACCCAGCTGCCGACCTCAACCTTCCTGAACACAGCTCCAGCCGAAGGGGAGGACGTGGAACGGGTCAGCACCGGCACCAAATTCGCCCTCCAGCTCTGGCTGGAGTCCCTCAGGGAGCAGGGACGAGTCCAGCCCTAG
- the NUDT17 gene encoding nucleoside diphosphate-linked moiety X motif 17 isoform X1 — protein MAGLARVLVHVRCGGAGGPARFGQSVTGALCPAHEDAAMVSCGLDRGRFLLSDVAFPGSTTALLKRPSFCPAKRLGEQPELALPAELRGRGVAAGVAVLLQTSTGRILLTRRAGTLSIFPNVWVPPGGHVEPDEEVRGQHVDYTLLDVGLRELEEETGLHLEVGTFSWRMLGLWESIYPPMLSQGLPRRHHIVTYLLLLSTESHEQLEARMCPSESEVSAYAWLEPPVLEAIAATEDGAESLGNGPSALPATIGITELSNGSSSTTQLPTSTFLNTAPAEGEDVERVSTGTKFALQLWLESLREQGRVQP, from the exons ATGGCGGGGCTGGCGCGCGTACTGGTGCACGTGCGgtgcggcggggcggggggaccCGCGCGCTTCGGGCag AGCGTCACCGGCGCCTTGTGCCCGGCACACGAGGACGCGGCCATGGTGAGCTGCGGCCTGGACCGCGGCCGCTTCCTCCTCTCGGACGTGGCCTTCCCCGGCTCCACCACCGCCCTCCTCAAG aGACCCTCCTTCTGCCCGGCCAAGCGCCTGGGGGAGCAGCCGGAGCTCGCCCTCCCCGCCGagctgcggggccggggggtggccgcaggggtggccgtgctgctGCAGACCAGCACCGGCCGCATCCTGCTCACCCGCCGCGCCGGCACCCTCAGCATCTTCCCCAACGTCTGGGTGCCACCCG GTGGGCACGTGGAGCCGGATGAAGAGGTGAGGGGACAACATGTGGACTATACG CTGCTGGACGTGGGGCTgcgggagctggaggaggagacaGGACTGCACCTGGAAGTGGGGACCTTCTCCTGGAGGATGCTTGGCCTCTGGGAG TCCATCTACCCACCCATGCTGAGTCAGGGACTGCCGCGCCGTCACCACATCGTCACCtacctgctgctcctctccacTGAGTCCCATGAGCAGCTGGAG GCCAGGATGTGTCCCAGCGAGAGCGAGGTGAGCGCCTATGCCTGGCTGGAGCCCCCCGTCCTGGAGGCCATCGCAGCCACCGAGGACGGAGCGGAGAGTTTGGGAAATGGTCCCAGTGCGCTGCCAGCCACCATCGG CATCACAGAGCTGAGCAATGGCTCCTCCAGCACCACCCAGCTGCCGACCTCAACCTTCCTGAACACAGCTCCAGCCGAAGGGGAGGACGTGGAACGGGTCAGCACCGGCACCAAATTCGCCCTCCAGCTCTGGCTGGAGTCCCTCAGGGAGCAGGGACGAGTCCAGCCCTAG
- the POLR3C gene encoding DNA-directed RNA polymerase III subunit RPC3, translating to MTQAEIKLCSLLLQEHFGEIVEKIGTYLIRTGTQPLRMIVNDTGLLLDQVKKALCVLIQHNLVTYQLQKRGFVEYEAQCKRVLRILRYPRYIYTAKTLYNDTGELIVEELLLNGKMTMSAVVRKVADRLTETMEDGKTMDYTDVSNTFVRLADTHFVQRCPLIPETPETPDAPPPPAPILVINEKDMYVVPRLNLIGKGKRRRSCDEEENGEHKAKKQKQDGESSEPPPDDGIYWQVNIDRFHQHFRDQGIVSAVANRMDQTSSEIVRTMLRMSEVTTSSSAPYTQPLSSNEIFRSLPAGYNIVKQVLDQYLTLLADDPLEFVGKSGDSGGGMYTVNLHKALASLATATLESIVEERFGSRCARIFRLLLRKKHLEQKQVEDFAMIPAKEAKDMLYKMLSENVVSLQEIPKTPDHAPSRTFYLYTVNILSSARMLLHRCYKSVANLIERRQYETKENKRLLEKSQRVEAILASMQATGAEDAQLQEIEEMITVPERQQLENLKRNVNKIDASENQVDETIFVLESFIESTMKKP from the exons ATGACTCAGGCGGAAATAAAGCTGTGTTCCCTCCTGCTGCAAGAACATTTTGGGGAGATCGTGGAGAAGATAGGGACTTATCTTATCAGGACGGGCACCCAGCCACTGCGGATGATCGTCAATGACACAGGGCTGTTGCTGGATCAG GTTAAGAAAGCCCTTTGTGTCCTCATCCAACACAACTTGGTGACATACCAGCTGCAGAAGCGAGGTTTCGTGGAGTATGAGGCCCAGTGCAAGCGGGTCCTGAGGATCCTCCGCTACCCGCGTTACATCTACACTGCCAAGACCCTCTACAATGACACGGGCGAGCTCATCGTGGAGGAGCTGCTTCTCAACGGCAAAATGACAATGAGCGCAGTGGTGAGGAAGGTGGCAGACAGGCTGACTGAAACAATGGAAG ATGGGAAGACCATGGATTACACTGATGTCTCCAACACATTTGTGCGCCTGGCAGACACGCACTTTGTACAGAGGTGCCCGCTGATCCCCGAAACCCCCGAGACCCCCGATGCGCCCCCTCCCCCTGCGCCCATATTGGTGATCAATGAGAAGGACATGTATGTCGTGCCCAGGCTGAACCTCATAG ggaaagggaagcGGAGACGATCATGCGATGAGGAAGAAAACGGTGAACACAAGGctaaaaagcagaagcaagatGGAGAAAGCTCAGAG CCTCCGCCCGATGATGGCATTTACTGGCAAGTCAACATTGACCGGTTCCACCAGCATTTTCGAGACCAGGGGATCGTCAGTGCCGTGGCCAACCGCATGGATCAG ACCAGCAGCGAAATAGTGCGGACGATGCTGCGGATGAGCGAAGTCACCACGTCCTCCAGCGCACCGTACACCCAGCCGCTCTCTTCCAACGAG ATATTCAGATCTCTTCCAGCCGGATACAACATTGTGAAGCAAGTTTTGGACCAGTATCTCACCCTGTTAGCAGACGACCCG cTCGAGTTTGTGGGTAAATCCGGGGACAGCGGCGGGGGCATGTACACTGTCA ATCTTCACAAGGCCCTGGCGTCTCTGGCAACGGCAACCCTGGAGTCCATCGTGGAGGAGAG ATTTGGTTCCCGCTGTGCCAGGATATTCCGCTTGCTCCTGCGAAAGAAGCATTTGGAGCAGAAGCAAGTGGAGGATTTTGCCATGATCCCAGCCAAGGAAGCCAAGGACATGCTCTACAAAATGCTGTCGGAGAATGTTGTGTCCCTGCAG GAGATTCCCAAGACTCCTGACCATGCGCCATCCCGCACCTTCTACCTCTACACCGTGAACATCCTGTCCTCCGCACGGATGTTGCTGCACAGATGCTACAAG aGTGTGGCCAACCTGATTGAACGGCGTCAATATGAGACCAAGGAGAACAA GAGGCTGCTGGAGAAGTCGCAGCGGGTGGAAGCCATCTTGGCATCCATGCAGGCCACTGGCGCCGAGGACGCGCAGCTGCAGGAGATTGAGGAGATGATCACCGTCCCAGAGCGTCAGCAGCTGGAGAACCTCAAACGCAACGTCAACAA GATTGACGCCAGCGAGAACCAGGTGGACGAGACCATCTTTGTGCTGGAGTCGTTCATCGAGAGCACCATGAAGAAGCCCTGA